The Aquipuribacter hungaricus genome includes a window with the following:
- a CDS encoding SipW-dependent-type signal peptide-containing protein, which yields MAEGRHTRTGARAHRRTAGTPGVRWARARALLAAGVVVGVGSAATLASWTDTEWVWGGNSSGDAVAASIFEVQQNLWDGAGGAAAFVDRETAESGGELDFSLAAGALSPGVTVFAPMQLRTVPGSDAATLTLGPAALRTGDPAFFSALTYGVRTGVAKGDCTAGGFATGTPLVAQGTTLTTGSGTTSLTLGAGGPGTPGPAVDVCFAVTLPAGAPDALQGKGASPLWSFQAISG from the coding sequence ATGGCTGAGGGACGGCACACCAGGACGGGTGCGCGGGCGCACCGACGGACGGCCGGCACCCCGGGGGTGCGCTGGGCGCGGGCCAGGGCGCTGCTCGCCGCCGGCGTGGTCGTCGGCGTGGGGAGCGCGGCCACGCTGGCCTCGTGGACCGACACCGAGTGGGTGTGGGGCGGGAACAGCTCCGGTGACGCTGTCGCGGCCAGCATCTTCGAGGTGCAGCAGAACCTGTGGGACGGCGCCGGCGGGGCCGCAGCGTTCGTCGACCGCGAGACCGCGGAGAGCGGCGGCGAACTGGACTTCTCGCTCGCGGCGGGCGCGCTGAGCCCCGGCGTCACCGTCTTCGCCCCCATGCAGCTGCGCACGGTGCCGGGGTCCGACGCCGCCACGCTGACGCTCGGCCCGGCCGCCCTGCGCACCGGTGACCCCGCCTTCTTCTCGGCCCTCACGTACGGCGTGCGGACCGGCGTCGCGAAGGGCGACTGCACCGCCGGCGGGTTCGCCACCGGCACGCCGCTCGTCGCGCAGGGCACGACCCTGACCACCGGCTCGGGGACCACGAGCCTCACGCTCGGTGCCGGGGGGCCCGGCACGCCCGGCCCCGCCGTCGACGTCTGCTTCGCCGTCACGCTCCCCGCG